Proteins co-encoded in one Siniperca chuatsi isolate FFG_IHB_CAS linkage group LG11, ASM2008510v1, whole genome shotgun sequence genomic window:
- the LOC122884470 gene encoding hyaluronan-binding protein 2-like isoform X1: MNLKLLFFWLFLAVLLIPAELANKNHKKHQDPEHGTSEHRGHGRPEHRGHGRPEHHGHGKPEHHGHGRPEHHGHERPEHHGHGRPEHHGDRGCGQPKPGKIRGRFKDIIEDFFFKIINRTGDDDDDDDHDNDGWLFDLQKLEGQCNPNPCQNNGVCEQKSKGKFECDCPKPYKGKRCERGPKICTRGKCGRGECVLTSTFPFYECKCKEPFQPPDCTSFSVCEPNPCRNGGICIKDGNDFDCQCPSGYRGRFCHVGPGDCYVDDGESYRGNMSETDDGDECLFWNSHFILEKGVDPFNSFEDKDGLGPHNFCRNPDGDRKPWCFFRRGCKLLWDYCDVTKCPKPTGVAPSEIVPTDPDPTAPKPQPTEPEPTAIPKPQPTKPEPTVIPKPQPTKPEPTAIPKPQPTKPEPTAIPKPQPTKPEPTAIPKPQPTKPEPTAIPKPITTKPPTTEKPSQAPQLSSTPTSVPPISGATAPPPQFSTCGKPQPKKVITRIFGGLKVAPGAVPWQVSLQVRPKNSNQPFRHICGGVLIASCWVLTAGHCIDQTKDMQVVMGSLSLNMEEPTEQTIHVEEAILHENYRETPEAVYNDIALLRLNGTDGVCATETQFVKTACLPDGQLPDGIECTISGWGATEQSSYGSNHLLEANVLLINQKKCSEPTVYGRILDNTMFCAGHLQGGVDSCQGDSGGPLTCKPNDSHVIYGLVSWGDKCGRQNKPGVYTRVTHFLQWIKSKMQAASPKATSV, translated from the exons ATGAACCTAAAGCTCCTCTTCTTTTGGCTCTTCCTAGCGGTGCTCCTCATACCTGCTGAA ctggcaaataaaaatcacaagaaACATCAGGATCCTGAGCATGGGACATCTGAGCATCGTGGGCATGGGAGACCTGAGCATCGTGGGCATGGGAGACCTGAGCATCATGGGCATGGGAAACCTGAGCATCATGGGCATGGGAGACCTGAGCATCATGGGCATGAGAGACCTGAGCATCATGGGCATGGGAGACCTGAGCATCATGGGGATAGGGGATGTGGGCAACCTAAACCTGGCAAAATAAGAGGACGATTTAAGGACATAATTGAGG acTTCTTCTTTAAGATCATAAACAGAACtggtgatgatgacgatgatgatgatcatgataACGATGGCTGGCTTTTTGACCTTCAAAAGCTAGAAG gCCAATGCAACCCAAACCCTTGCCAGAACAATGGAGTGTGTGAGCAGAAAAGCAAGGGCAAATTCGAATGTGATTGTCCCAAACCTTACAAGGGAAAGAGATGCGAGAGAG GTCCTAAAATTTGTACGAGAGGTAAATGCGGGCGTGGTGAATGTGTGCTGACCTCAACTTTCCCGTTCTATGAGTGCAAATGCAAGGAGCCCTTCCAGCCTCCAGATTGCACAAGTT TTTCAGTTTGTGAGCCTAATCCATGTAGGAATGGTGGAATATGCATCAAGGATGGTAATGACTTTGACTGCCAGTGCCCTTCAGGGTACAGAGGACGTTTCTGCCATGTTG GCCCAGGTGACTGCTATGTGGATGATGGAGAGTCATATCGTGGCAATATGAGTGAGACAGATGATGGCGATGAATGCCTCTTCTGGAACTCTCACTTCATCTTGGAGAAAGGAGTTGATCCCTTCAACTCCTTCGAGGACAAAGATGGACTTGGGCCTCACAACTTCTGCAG AAACCCAGACGGAGATCGTAAGCCCTGGTGTTTCTTCAGAAGAGGCTGCAAGTTGCTGTGGGACTACTGTGATGTGACAAAGTGTCCTAAACCAACAG GTGTGGCGCCATCTGAAATTGTCCCTACAGACCCTGACCCCACTGCTCCCAAGCCCCAACCTACAGAACCTGAACCTACAGCAATCCCCAAGCCCCAGCCTACAAAACCTGAACCTACAGTAATCCCCAAGCCCCAGCCTACAAAACCTGAACCTACAGCAATCCCCAAGCCCCAGCCTACAAAACCTGAACCTACAGCAATCCCCAAGCCCCAGCCTACAAAACCTGAACCTACAGCAATCCCCAAGCCCCAACCTACAAAACCTGAACCTACAGCAATCCCCAAGCCAATAACTACCAAACCCCCAACGACTGAGAAGCCCAGCCAGGCTCCACAACTTTCTTCTACACCCACTTCTGTTCCTCCCATCTCCGGTGCCACTGCTCCACCGCCACAGTTCTCCACCTGTGGGAAGCCTCAGCCAAAAAAGGTCATTACCCGAATCTTTGGGGGTCTGAAGGTCGCTCCCGGGGCTGTACCCTGGCAGGTGTCCTTGCAAGTGAGACCAAAGAACTCCAACCAGCCATTCAGACACATCTGTGGAGGAGTTCTCATCGCGAGCTGCTGGGTACTGACAGCTGGACACTGCAT TGATCAAACGAAGGACATGCAGGTGGTTATGGGGAGTCTGTCACTGAATATGGAGGAACCCACAGAGCAAACCATACATGTTGAAGAAGCTATTTTACATGAGAACTACAGGGAGACTCCTGAAGCTGTTTACAATGACATAG CCTTGTTGAGGCTGAATGGCACTGATGGAGTTTGTGCCACTGAGACCCAGTTTGTGAAGACAGCCTGTCTGCCTGATGGCCAACTGCCTGATGGGATAGAGTGTACCATTTCTGGATGGGGTGCCACTGAGCAGT CTAGTTATGGTTCCAACCACCTGCTGGAGGCCAATGTACTGCTGATCAACCAGAAAAAGTGCTCTGAACCCACTGTTTATGGCAGAATCCTGGATAATACTATGTTCTGTGCTGGCCACCTACAGGGAGGGGTGGATTCCTGCCAG GGTGACTCTGGAGGACCACTGACTTGTAAGCCGAACGATAGCCATGTAATTTATGGTCTGGTGAGCTGGGGAGACAAATGTGGAAGGCAGAACAAGCCTGGAGTCTACACACGGGTCACTCACTTCCTGCAGTGGATCAAGTCAAAGATGCAAGCAGCATCTCCAAAAGCAACCTCAGTATAG
- the LOC122884470 gene encoding hyaluronan-binding protein 2-like isoform X2, with translation MNLKLLFFWLFLAVLLIPAELANKNHKKHQDPEHGTSEHRGHGRPEHRGHGRPEHHGHGKPEHHGHGRPEHHGHERPEHHGHGRPEHHGDRGCGQPKPGKIRGRFKDIIEDFFFKIINRTGDDDDDDDHDNDGWLFDLQKLEGQCNPNPCQNNGVCEQKSKGKFECDCPKPYKGKRCERGPKICTRGKCGRGECVLTSTFPFYECKCKEPFQPPDCTSFSVCEPNPCRNGGICIKDGNDFDCQCPSGYRGRFCHVGPGDCYVDDGESYRGNMSETDDGDECLFWNSHFILEKGVDPFNSFEDKDGLGPHNFCRNPDGDRKPWCFFRRGCKLLWDYCDVTKCPKPTDPDPTAPKPQPTEPEPTAIPKPQPTKPEPTVIPKPQPTKPEPTAIPKPQPTKPEPTAIPKPQPTKPEPTAIPKPQPTKPEPTAIPKPITTKPPTTEKPSQAPQLSSTPTSVPPISGATAPPPQFSTCGKPQPKKVITRIFGGLKVAPGAVPWQVSLQVRPKNSNQPFRHICGGVLIASCWVLTAGHCIDQTKDMQVVMGSLSLNMEEPTEQTIHVEEAILHENYRETPEAVYNDIALLRLNGTDGVCATETQFVKTACLPDGQLPDGIECTISGWGATEQSSYGSNHLLEANVLLINQKKCSEPTVYGRILDNTMFCAGHLQGGVDSCQGDSGGPLTCKPNDSHVIYGLVSWGDKCGRQNKPGVYTRVTHFLQWIKSKMQAASPKATSV, from the exons ATGAACCTAAAGCTCCTCTTCTTTTGGCTCTTCCTAGCGGTGCTCCTCATACCTGCTGAA ctggcaaataaaaatcacaagaaACATCAGGATCCTGAGCATGGGACATCTGAGCATCGTGGGCATGGGAGACCTGAGCATCGTGGGCATGGGAGACCTGAGCATCATGGGCATGGGAAACCTGAGCATCATGGGCATGGGAGACCTGAGCATCATGGGCATGAGAGACCTGAGCATCATGGGCATGGGAGACCTGAGCATCATGGGGATAGGGGATGTGGGCAACCTAAACCTGGCAAAATAAGAGGACGATTTAAGGACATAATTGAGG acTTCTTCTTTAAGATCATAAACAGAACtggtgatgatgacgatgatgatgatcatgataACGATGGCTGGCTTTTTGACCTTCAAAAGCTAGAAG gCCAATGCAACCCAAACCCTTGCCAGAACAATGGAGTGTGTGAGCAGAAAAGCAAGGGCAAATTCGAATGTGATTGTCCCAAACCTTACAAGGGAAAGAGATGCGAGAGAG GTCCTAAAATTTGTACGAGAGGTAAATGCGGGCGTGGTGAATGTGTGCTGACCTCAACTTTCCCGTTCTATGAGTGCAAATGCAAGGAGCCCTTCCAGCCTCCAGATTGCACAAGTT TTTCAGTTTGTGAGCCTAATCCATGTAGGAATGGTGGAATATGCATCAAGGATGGTAATGACTTTGACTGCCAGTGCCCTTCAGGGTACAGAGGACGTTTCTGCCATGTTG GCCCAGGTGACTGCTATGTGGATGATGGAGAGTCATATCGTGGCAATATGAGTGAGACAGATGATGGCGATGAATGCCTCTTCTGGAACTCTCACTTCATCTTGGAGAAAGGAGTTGATCCCTTCAACTCCTTCGAGGACAAAGATGGACTTGGGCCTCACAACTTCTGCAG AAACCCAGACGGAGATCGTAAGCCCTGGTGTTTCTTCAGAAGAGGCTGCAAGTTGCTGTGGGACTACTGTGATGTGACAAAGTGTCCTAAACCAACAG ACCCTGACCCCACTGCTCCCAAGCCCCAACCTACAGAACCTGAACCTACAGCAATCCCCAAGCCCCAGCCTACAAAACCTGAACCTACAGTAATCCCCAAGCCCCAGCCTACAAAACCTGAACCTACAGCAATCCCCAAGCCCCAGCCTACAAAACCTGAACCTACAGCAATCCCCAAGCCCCAGCCTACAAAACCTGAACCTACAGCAATCCCCAAGCCCCAACCTACAAAACCTGAACCTACAGCAATCCCCAAGCCAATAACTACCAAACCCCCAACGACTGAGAAGCCCAGCCAGGCTCCACAACTTTCTTCTACACCCACTTCTGTTCCTCCCATCTCCGGTGCCACTGCTCCACCGCCACAGTTCTCCACCTGTGGGAAGCCTCAGCCAAAAAAGGTCATTACCCGAATCTTTGGGGGTCTGAAGGTCGCTCCCGGGGCTGTACCCTGGCAGGTGTCCTTGCAAGTGAGACCAAAGAACTCCAACCAGCCATTCAGACACATCTGTGGAGGAGTTCTCATCGCGAGCTGCTGGGTACTGACAGCTGGACACTGCAT TGATCAAACGAAGGACATGCAGGTGGTTATGGGGAGTCTGTCACTGAATATGGAGGAACCCACAGAGCAAACCATACATGTTGAAGAAGCTATTTTACATGAGAACTACAGGGAGACTCCTGAAGCTGTTTACAATGACATAG CCTTGTTGAGGCTGAATGGCACTGATGGAGTTTGTGCCACTGAGACCCAGTTTGTGAAGACAGCCTGTCTGCCTGATGGCCAACTGCCTGATGGGATAGAGTGTACCATTTCTGGATGGGGTGCCACTGAGCAGT CTAGTTATGGTTCCAACCACCTGCTGGAGGCCAATGTACTGCTGATCAACCAGAAAAAGTGCTCTGAACCCACTGTTTATGGCAGAATCCTGGATAATACTATGTTCTGTGCTGGCCACCTACAGGGAGGGGTGGATTCCTGCCAG GGTGACTCTGGAGGACCACTGACTTGTAAGCCGAACGATAGCCATGTAATTTATGGTCTGGTGAGCTGGGGAGACAAATGTGGAAGGCAGAACAAGCCTGGAGTCTACACACGGGTCACTCACTTCCTGCAGTGGATCAAGTCAAAGATGCAAGCAGCATCTCCAAAAGCAACCTCAGTATAG
- the LOC122884471 gene encoding probable E3 ubiquitin-protein ligase TRIML1, whose translation MSVQPFLQETLEKHQECLKKQREAVKYRLKKLAARQSELTKTSSVIRECIIRKYQEIQSILDEDLRITLSHLDMEERAAVSALDGLMERNCSLIQEIEQSLARLTVALEQTDTEPDTMSFFSFPEQQDVETVDRVMDLLNRTDPSSVSLDEVKADQILSLTNNMLLLISSQTPIIKKLIKSYSSEVCLDPETAHPKLIISPQGDSATYTDTWQQLPDLPGRFDTTLNVISLQGLSFGRHYWEIDVTGKTYWELGVTYPTIPRKGTTEDCWLGRGDESWCVEFFDGEYTAWHGGVPHQLPFTKCFCRIGVLCSFPAGLVTFLEADNMMPLFSFCTGTFSDCLHLALCPGHDHNGTNAKPIVICNALYPTSDL comes from the exons atgtctgtgcaacCCTTTCTACAGGAGACATTAGAAAAGCACCAAGAGTGTCTAAAGAAGCAAAGGGAAGCCGTGAAATACAGACTGAAAAAACTGGCAGCACGGCAATCAGAACTCACA AAAACATCCTCAGTGATAAGGGAGTGCATCATACGGAAATATCAGGAGATCCAGTCCATCCTGGACGAGGACCTAAGGATTACCCTGTCCCACCTGGACATGGAGGAGCGGGCTGCTGTCTCTGCCCTGGATGGGCTGATGGAAAGGAACTGTTCTCTAATCCAGGAGATAGAGCAGAGCCTGGCCAGACTCACTGTAGCACTGGAGCAGACTGACACAGAGCCTGATACAATG tctttcttttcattcccTGAGCAGCAAGATGTGGAGACAGTGGACAG AGTGATGGATCTGCTAAACAGGACAGACCCGAGCAGTGTGAGCCTGGACGAAGTTAAAGCTGACCAGATCCTCAGCCTCACCAACAACATGCTTCTGCTTATCTCCTCACAGACCCCTATAATCAAGAAACTCATCAAGAGTT ATTCCAGTGAGGTGTGTCTGGATCCAGAGACGGCCCACCCAAAGCTGATCATCTCCCCCCAAGGTGACAGTGCCACCTACACAGACACCTGGCAGCAACTTCCTGACCTCCCTGGACGCTTTGACACCACCCTCAATGTTATCAGCTTGCAAGGCCTCAGTTTTGGTCGCCATTACTGGGAGATTGATGTGACTGGGAAGACTTACTGGGAGCTGGGTGTCACCTATCCCACCATTCCCCGCAAGGGCACCACTGAGGACTGCTGGCTGGGCCGGGGGGACGAGTCCTGGTGTGTGGAGTTCTTTGATGGGGAGTATACAGCCTGGCACGGAGGGGTGCCCCATCAGCTGCCTTTCACAAAATGCTTCTGTCGGATTGGTGTTTTGTGTAGTTTCCCTGCAGGATTGGTGACGTTTCTTGAGGCAGACAACATGATGCCGCTGTTCTCCTTCTGTACAGGAACCTTCTCAGACTGCCTCCACCTGGCCCTCTGTCCTGGTCATGACCACAATGGCACCAATGCTAAGCCTATTGTAATCTGTAATGCTCTGTATCCTACCAGTGATCTCTGA